CTCATAGCTACCGTTCTCAACAACATCAACGACGACGCAGTAATTGAGAAGGTCAAGCAGGAAGTTCTTGAGATATGTGGAAAGTATCCACTCTACAGAGAGATTGAGGAGTTCTACTCTTAGTTATGATATTGAGTATGGTGGGCTCTGCCCACCTTTTTGGTTTTTATTCTCAGTCTTTTCGTTCCGCTGCTTTCATGGCCTTCCTCTGTTGGTTTGGCGAAAAATTCTTTGAGATTTGTCATTTACAGGAAGGTGTAGAGGCGGTATCTTAACTATTAGATAGGCTTATTTAATATTTTGGAGGAAATGTGCGTTTATTTTTTGCCTTTGTTAAAAAAATTGAGGATAAAGTAAGAGATTGTTTTCATCCGACCGATATAGAAGGGGAGGGATTTAACAAAAGCTATGAGTGTACCTTAAAGGTTACACTTCTTGCGGCTTTTCTGCTGAAATTGCTGGTTATCGTAAAAAATATCCTCTTGGGATTTAATGAGTTTTTGATAGTAGATTTCCCTTTTCTGGTTGTAATTTTGTTTTGTTTTTTCCTTTTAAAGAGGAGGAGTTCCTACGTTCCGACAGTTATGATAGTTACAATCATTTTTTCTTTTACCTACTATCTTTTAAAAGGCTATCTCTATGTTCTTTTCTGGTATTCCCTAATACCTTTAATTGCCGGTATCTTTTACGATGTAAGGAAAACGATTTATGCCTCCTTAATTCCGTTGGTTGTTAATACCCTGATTTTTCCACTTGTTGAATTTAACAAATTTGGCTTTAAGGGTTCAGAGGCAGAAGGAATTCTTTTAATATCCGTAGAATCTTTGTTGTCTTACTTTGCCTTTACTATTGCTGTAGTTATTTATAGGTCCTTTCTGGACAACTACCAGAAAGTTGTTGAGTCCCTTGTGGAGAGGGATTCTTTGACTGGTGCTTTCAGTAGAAGGAAACTCTTTAAAATCCTTGAGGAAAGGTTTAGGGTAAGTCTTGAGAAGGCGGAGCCATTGTCTCTTTTAATGTTGGATATAGACCGTTTCAAAAAGGTGAACGATACCTACGGTCATCAAGTTGGTGACTTGGTGCTCAAGAAATTGGTAGAGGTAGTTAAGAAGAGCGTTAGGAGTAGCGACGTGGTTGGTCGTTACGGAGGGGAAGAGTTCTTGATTGTTCTTCCAAACACCCAGCTAGGAGATGCTCTAAAAGTGGCAGAGAAGATAAGGAAGAATGTTGAAAACACCAATTTCCCTGTTGTTGGGGAAGTTACTATAAGTATTGGTGTAACGGCCGGAGATAGAAATACTCTGAGGAATAAAAATTTAGATTCTCTGATTCAGGAAGCAGATGACGCTCTTTACTTAGCTAAGAAGAGGGGTAGAAATAGGGTAGAGACCGTTCTTGAATTAGTACGGGTTTAGTGTTTTTTCCTAAAAATAAAAAGGGCGCCCACAAGGGCGCCCCGATTAGTGCTGAGTTTAGAGCTTAGAACTCAGGCATTCCGCCGCCAGTTTTCTCTTCTTTCTCAGGAATCTCAGTTACAGTAGCTTCTGTTGTGAGGAGGAGTCCAGCTGCAGATGCAGCGTTCTGGAGAGCTACCCTTTCAACCTTGGTTGGGTCAATGATTCCGGCAGCTACGAGGTCCTCGTACTCGCCAGTCCTTGCGTTGAATCCCCAGTTAACGCCTTTCTCGTTGATGAGCTCCTTAACCTTCTCAACAACTACCTGACCAGCGTAACCGGCGTTGTCAGCAATTTGCCTGAGTGGGAACTCAACGGCCTTCTTGACGATTTCTACTCCGTGTCTCTTGCTTACTTCGCCAGCTTCATCAAGCTTCTTGATGAGCTCGTCAAGCTTCCTTGCTGCTGCGATGAGTGCAGTTCCACCACCGGGAACGATACCTTCCTCAACTGCAGCCCTTGTTGCGTGGAGGGCGTCCTCAACCCTTGCCTTCTTCTCCTTGAGTTCAGCTTCAGTTGCAGCACCGACCTTGATGATAGCTACGCCACCTGCAAGCTTAGCAAGTCTCTCCTGAAGCTTTTCCTTGTCGTACTCAGAGGTAGCTTTCTCAAGCTCAGCCTTGATCTGCTTGATTCTGCCTTCAATGTCTTCTGGCTTACCCTTACCGCCGATAATTGTGGTGTGCTCTTTATCAACAACGACCTTGTCGGCCTGTCCAAGCATGTCAAGTGTAACGTTTTCAAGCTTGATTCCGAGGTCCTCGAGGATAGCAGTTCCGCCAGTGAGGATAGCGATGTCTTGGAGCATAGCCTTCCTTCTCTCACCGAAGCCGGGAGCTTTAACTGCGCATACTTGGAGCGTTCCACGGAGCTTGTTAACTACGAGTGTTGCAAGAGCTTCGCCTTCAACGTCTTCAGCGATTACGAGGAGTGGTCTGCCTTCCCTTGCTACCTGCTCAAGTACAGGCAGGAGCTCCCTGATGTTGCTGATCTTCTTACCGTAGATGAGGATGTATGGATTCTCAAGAACGCACTCCATCTTGTCTGGGTCGGTTACGAAGTATGGAGAGAGGTATCCTCTGTCAAACTGCATACCTTCAACAACTTCAAGTGTTGTCTCAAGACCCTTAGCTTCCTCTACAGTGATAACACCCTCTTTTCCAACCTTGTCCATAGCTTCGGCGATAAGTTCGCCGATTTCCCTGTCGTAGTTAGCAGAGATTGTTGCTACCTGTGCAATTTGCTCCTTGGTCTCTACAGGCTTGGAAATCTCTTTAAGTTCGTCAACGATTGTCTTAACAGCCTCGTCAATTCCCCTCTTAACTTCAATTGCATTGTCGCCAGCGGTGATGTACCTGAGACCTTCGCTGAAGATAGCCTGAGCGAGAACAGTAGCTGTAGTTGTTCCGTCACCTGCCTTGTCGGCTGTTTTCTGGGCAACCTCTTTTACAAGCTGAGCACCGATGTTTTCAACTGGGTCGGCAAGTTCAATCTCTTTTGCAACGGTAACGCCATCCTTGGTGACTACTGGAGAACCAAACTTCCTTTCAAGGACGACGTTCCTTCCGCCGGGACCCATTGTAGCTTTAACAGCGTTTGCAAGTTTATCTACACCAGCCTTTATTTTCTGCCTTGCCTCATCTGCAAAGATAATTTCTTTTCCAGCCATCTCTCACCTCCCTCACAGGGTTTTTTGTTTTACTCTTCTACGATTGCGAGGATGTCCTCTTCCCTGAGGATGAGAAGCTCTTCCCCTTCAACCTTAACTTCGTTTCCGGCGTACTTGCTGAAGAGAACCTTATCACCAACCTTAACTTTGAGTGGTCTTACCTCTCCGTTTTCAAGGAGCTTACCTTCGCCTACAGCGATTACTTCACCAATTTGGGATTCTTCCTTGGCAGTATCGGGAAGGATGATTCCTCCTGCAGTCTTTTGTTCTACTTCAATCTTCTTTACAACTACTCTGTCATAGAGCGGTTTGAGCTTCATCCCGCACCCTCCTTTATCAGATTTTTAGCACTCACCTTAGGTGAGTGCTAATTTGTCCACCTATAAATTTATAAGGAGCCCTTCAGATGTCAAGTCTCTAAGAATGATTCGTGAAGAATGATTCGTATGTTATAATCTTATAAAGGTTTGGGGATTATTATGGAGTTTTTAAGGCAGATTCCGATTTTTTCAGGCCTTACCAAGGAGCAGCTTGAGAGTCTGGCGAATATTTCAGTCCTGAGGAACTACCCAAAGGGAACGGTTATATTTAACCCTTCTCAAAAAGCTGAAGGTTTTTACGCTCTTAAATCGGGCAAGGTGAAAATATACAGGACAAACCGTGGCAAAGAGCAGATAATCAGGATATTTACTGCACCTGCCTTTTTTGGAGAAGCAGCAGGTTTTATGGGTTCTAACTTTCCAGCTTGGGCTGAGGCCATAGAGGATTCAGAGGTTGTTTTTATTCCAAGGAAGGCCTTCATTCAACTTATGAAAGTTGACCCCGAAATTGCTATGAGACTTATGGCCGTTATGGCACAAAGGCTTGTTTACCTTACGAATGTTATTGAAAGCCTTTCCCTTAAGGACGCTCTCTCTAAGGTAGCCTCTTACATCTTAAGGCAGGCTCAGGAGAAAGAAGGAGAAGAGTTTGTTTTCAGGACAAACCTTGCAGCTATGGAGCTTGGTTTGACTAAAGAAACCGTTTCAAGGATGTTGTCAAGACTTAAAAGTTTGGGGGCTATTGAAAAGTCAGGAAGTAAGGTAAAGATAAAGAACTTAAAGTTGCTTAAAGACTTGGCTGTTTAAATGAGAACCTTTCTTTTATCTCGTGTATGAGCCAGCCTATCGGGTCGTAGATGAGGAGCCTTGGACCGCTGAACCTCATTACTTCCTTTATCTTTTCCCTCATTTCTGGCCTGTAGCAATGGATGGGACACTTCTTACAGGTTGGTTTATTTTCTCCAAAAGGGCAAAGGTCAAGCCTTTTAAAGGCGTACTCAAGGAGCTCCCTGCATTCGCTGCACAGTTTTCCACGTTCCTGTTTGTGCTTCCTCCAGCAGTAAATAGAAATCATTCTCTTTAAGGTTTCTCTTTCCCTCTCTACCGTGGACATTTTTCCCCTTCGCGAAAAATGTAAAACCCCCTCCTAAGAGGAGGGGGCTTGGAGGAGATAGCTGATTATATACCGAGGGCTTCCCTCTTCTTCATGATGTGTTCTTCTATTCCGTTAGCTGCCTGAACTGGGTCATCGCCAACGGCAATCTTACCGCCTGTGAGGCTCTCAACTTCCTCTGTGAGGAGTTTCACGACCTTGTCAGAACCGGTAACTGGAGGAACTGGTGATACGTGGGTATAGAGTCCCATGGCAACAGCAGAGAATCCGTCTATAACGGCCTTCTGCTCCATGTACTCAGGAGCAGTTACCGCTACTGGGAGCTGGGATGGGTCAACACCAAGGGCGTTAGCTATAGCTATAACGGTCATGATAATCCTTCCGGTGTCTGTACACGTTCCAAAGGAAAGAACCGGTGGAATACCGAGGGCCTTGCAGACGCCTGCAAGCTTAGGACCTGCGTACTTATCAACAGCTTCAAGAGTTTCAAGTCCAGCCTTCTGGAGTCCTGCGTTACCGCATCCAGCACCGATTACGAGGATATCCCTCTTAATGAGCTCCTTGGCTATCTGAACGGTCATGCTGTCCTGAGGACCGTTGCCAAGGGAGGTACAGTTAACGAGAGCAACAACTCCCTTAATGTCTCCGCTCTTTATGACTTCAAGGAGTGGATTGAGGCTTCCACCGAGGGCGTTAATGATAGCCTCTGCGGAAAATCCAACAATGGCCTTCTGCTTGAACTTTGATACGTCGGTCTTTGGAGCGTTCTTTCTCTCCTTGAAGTTCTCAATAGCGAGCCTGATTATCTCTTTTGCAATTTCTGTTTCCTTGCCGGGCTTGTACTCAAGTTTAATTGAACCGGGGATACCCATAATGTTTGTAACGGCTATGAGCTTGAACTTGAACTTGTCGGCGTACTCTTTAAGGTTTGCAAGAGAACAGTTCATATCCATTACAAAGGCGTCAACTGCACCAGTTGAGAGGAAGTACTCCATGGATATCCAGTTAGAGGTGAGTCCAACGAAGACGTCGTTGCATTCAAGCCTTGCCATCATTTCTTGACCAGTTTCAATGGAGCCTACTATCCTTATTCCTTTGGCTCCTGCTTCTTTTGCCATTTTTTGGATTTCAGGATCTTGAGCCAGTTTGACGAGGGCCATTCCTACGAAGGGCTCGTGTCCGTTGGGAAGGATGTTTACGTAGTCAGGGTCAAGAACTCCGAAGTCAACCTGACACTCGTGAGGTGAGGGTGTTCCGAATAGGGCGTCTTGAATGAGCTCTAATGGTACAAGTGAACCGAAAGCAGATGCTACACCGTTCCTGAGAGCGGCAAGTGCTAAGGATACGTAATCTCCGTCGATGTTTGTCATTGAGCGGGTAACGGAGTCTACAAGCTCCTGCATTGGACCTTTGGGCATAATGCCGAGCTTTCTGAATACCTCTTTCCTGCTCTCAGGAGCGAGCTTTTCAACGAAGATGGAGGTATCATTCTGGGAAAGGCTGTTAAGAACGCCTTCTGCAACTTTCTTTGCCTTTTCTTCAAGTGGAAGGGACTTATCTACGTCAAGGATGTCGGCAAGGAGGTCTATCTTTGAAGGGTCTTTTATCTCGTATATAGTGTTACCCTTTGCAGTTTCAAGGAGTGTAAGAGCTGCTTCTCTACAGTGGTAGGTGTAGGCTGAAAGTCCCATGTTTGCCTTGATGAGGAGGTTCCTCATAACAATACCGTGAGCATCAATACCACATACGCCCCTTGGAGTTTGAGGTGTTATACGGCATGGACCCATTGAACAGAGTTGACATGAGACACCTTCCTTACAGAACTTACACCTTACTTTTTCCATAGCTTCAAAACGGTCTGCTACGTTGCTGAGCTGGGCCTCTTTTACTTTTTGGTACATGTAGTTAACGCTTTCGTGAAAGCTGGGAACCTTTACTCCTACACCCGTGGCAAGGTCTGTCTCGGTGCAGAAATTTTCTTGATTCTGGTTTTTCTGGTTCCCTTTCTTGAAGAATCCGAACATCTGCTCCTCCTTGGATATTAGGTTTCTCTGATAGAAAATACCAAAGTTTGTTCCTCTGGGCTTTGACTTAAGTCAAATTCTGTATGTAGAACAGATTTAGGTATATTGAACTAAGTTATAATTGTGTAACTGACCAATAGGAGGTGGGTCATGAGAATTGCTGTTCCTGTTCTTGATACAGAAGTTGGTGGAAGGAGGCTTGTTAATGCCCACTTTGGAAAGTCTAACCTCTTTGCCATTGTTGATACCGCCTCTGGTAGCGTTGAGATTGTTGAAAATCCCGGCCTTCACGTAGAGAGGGGAAGAGGCGTTTTTATAGCGGAGATGTTTAAGGAGAAAAAGGTTGATGTTGTTCTCGTTAAGGAGATGGGGCCCGGTGCATTTGACAAGGTGAGAAACCGGTTGGGAATAAAGGTTTACCTCGTTCCGCCAGAGGTGAAGTTCCTTGACGATGCCGTAGAGAAGTTTAAAAGGGGAGAACTCCCAGAGCTCTTAGAGCCAAACGAAGACGAACACAGAGCTTAGAGGCTTAAAAAATGAAGTGTCATAGGTGTTCTTCGCCCGGTTGCTACAGGGAAGGTAAAAAGTGTAAAGAGTTACAGGAGCTTAAAGAGCTCTGCGAGTTTGAAAGGAGACTTCTTGAAGTTTCCTCAGATATAGAGAGGGAGTTTTACTGTAAGCTGACGAGGCTTGAGGAGCTCTTAGAGTTTGCGAATAGGATGGGGTTTAAGAAGGTAGGCATAGCTTTCTGCATAGGACTGTTTGAAGAGGTAAAGTTCGTTGCAGAAGTTTTTGAGCGTCGCGGTTTTGAGGTTTTCTCTGTTGCCTGCAAGGTAGGAGCTATTGACAAGTCAGAGCTTAACCTCAAAAAAATGCAGCCGTGTAAGCTGGAGGCTGCCTGTAATCCTGTAGGTCAGGCGGAAGTTCTTAATGAAGTTGGCACTGAAATGAACGTTATCGTTGGCCTCTGCGTCGGCCACGACATGCTCTTTCAGATGTATTCAAGAGCTCCTGTAACAACGCTGATAGTTAAAGATAGAGTTCTTGCCCACAATCCAGCAGGCGCTATTTACAGCGGATACTACAGAAAGAAACTTCTTGGCCGCTAAAGTAGTTGCTTGTGGAGAGGGAGATACTACATTTGACTTGGTCAAAATAGACTCTAAGGGGACTGAATGGGAAAGAAGAAACTCCTCATAGTTGAGTCTCCGGCTAAAGCGAAGACGATACAGAGGTACTTGGGTAAGGACTTTATAGTTAAGGCCTCTATGGGACACGTGATAGACCTGCCGGAGGATGAGTTCGGCGTTGACATAGAGAAGGGGTTTAAACCCAAGTACGTAACGATAAAGGGCAAGGACAAGGTTTTAAAAGAAATAAGGAAAGCTGCAAAGGAGGCGGAGGAGGTCTTTTTAGCTACAGACCCAGACAGGGAAGGGGAGGCCATAAGCTGGCACATAGCCAACGCCTTAAAGAGGATAAAGAAGGACGGCATCTATCGGGTCAGGTTTCACGAGATAACTAAGAAAGCCATACAGGAGGCCGTGAAAAATCCCGATAAGATAGATGAAAACAAAGTTTACGCCCAGCAGGCAAGACGAATCCTTGACAGAATTGTTGGATACACAATCTCTCCCCTCCTTTCCCGCAGGTTTAAAAAAGCCCTCTCTGCCGGAAGAGTCCAGTCGGTCGCTCTTAGGCTCATCTGCGATAGGGAAGAGGAGATAAGGAACTTTGTCCCGAAAGAGTACTGGACAGTTGAAGAAGTTTTTGTAAAAGAGGGTAAAGACTTCCCTGCAAAGCTCTTCGCAGTTGACGGAAAAAAGCTTGATAAGTTTGACATTCCAGACGAAAAAAGTGCAGAAGAGCTTGTTAAGAGGGCAAAAGAGGCCTCCTTCAAAGTAACGAGGGTAGAGAGAAAGGAGAGAAGACGAAAACCACAGCCTCCTTTTATTACGTCAACTCTCCAGCAGGAGGCATCACGCCGTTTTGGATTCCCTGCAAAACTGACGATGCAGATAGCCCAGCAACTCTACGAAGGTATTGACCTTGGGAATGAGAGGGTTGGTCTTATAACCTACATGAGAACCGACTCTACGAGGGTTTCTGACGAGGCTGTTGAAGAGGTAAGACGCTTTATAAAGGAGGAGCTTGGAGAGGAGTTCCTTCCTAAAACGAAGAGGAGTTATGAGGGTAAGACGCCAAAAACGGCTCAGGATGCTCATGAAGCGATAAGGCCAACCTCTGTTTACAGAACTCCGGAGAGCGTAAAGAAATTCTTAACCCCTGAGCAGTATAAGCTCTACGACCTTATCTGGCGTAGGTTTGTCGCCTCTCAGATGAAAGATGCCGTTTTCAATACTGTTTCCGTTGATATAGAGGGAGGAGGTCTCACCTTCAGAGCGACGGGTAGCACCTTAAAGGAGGAAGGTTTCCTAAAAGTTTACCCGATTGAGTTTGAGGAGAAGCTCCTACCCGATTTAGAGGAGGGAGACAAGGTAGTCCTAAAAGAGGTAAAAGGAGTTCAACACTTCACAGAGCCACCTCCACGTTACACAGAGGGAACGCTCGTAAAGGCCCTTGAAGAGGAAGGTGTTGGAAGGCCTTCTACCTACGCGACGATAATTTCTAACATTATCCAGAGAGGCTACGTTAAAAAGGAAAAGCAAAAGCTCGTCCCGACAGAGCTCGGGGAGTTCATTAACTCCCTCTTAAAAAAGCTGTTCCCAAAAATTGTTGACGTGAAGTTTACGGCCAACATTGAGGAGGAGCTTGACAAGATAGAGGAGGGAAAGAAGGACTGGAAGGAGCTCCTTTCTGAGTTCTACTTCGGAGAGTTTAAGGGACTCTTAGAAAAGGCGGAGAAAGAGCTTAAAAAATTAAAAGGTGAGGAAATTGGTAGGGAGTGTCCTGAGTGTGGCGCTCCTCTCCTTAAAATTCACGGAAGATTCGGAACATTTATAGCGTGCTCAGCCTATCCGGAGTGTAAGTACAAAGAGTCTTCCGCTGAAGAACCAGAAAAAACGGGAGAAAAGTGTCCTGAGTGTGGCGCTGACCTTGTCATAAAGAGCGGTAAATATGGTAGATTTATAGCGTGTTCGGCTTACCCCAACTGCAAGTACACTGCGCCCTTTACTTACGGTAAGTGTCCAAAGTGTGGAGAGGGTGATATAGTTGAAAGGAGGAGTAAAAAGGGTAAGAAGTTCTACGGCTGT
The sequence above is a segment of the Phorcysia thermohydrogeniphila genome. Coding sequences within it:
- a CDS encoding Crp/Fnr family transcriptional regulator; amino-acid sequence: MEFLRQIPIFSGLTKEQLESLANISVLRNYPKGTVIFNPSQKAEGFYALKSGKVKIYRTNRGKEQIIRIFTAPAFFGEAAGFMGSNFPAWAEAIEDSEVVFIPRKAFIQLMKVDPEIAMRLMAVMAQRLVYLTNVIESLSLKDALSKVASYILRQAQEKEGEEFVFRTNLAAMELGLTKETVSRMLSRLKSLGAIEKSGSKVKIKNLKLLKDLAV
- a CDS encoding nitrous oxide-stimulated promoter family protein, with translation MSTVERERETLKRMISIYCWRKHKQERGKLCSECRELLEYAFKRLDLCPFGENKPTCKKCPIHCYRPEMREKIKEVMRFSGPRLLIYDPIGWLIHEIKERFSFKQPSL
- the topA gene encoding type I DNA topoisomerase encodes the protein MGKKKLLIVESPAKAKTIQRYLGKDFIVKASMGHVIDLPEDEFGVDIEKGFKPKYVTIKGKDKVLKEIRKAAKEAEEVFLATDPDREGEAISWHIANALKRIKKDGIYRVRFHEITKKAIQEAVKNPDKIDENKVYAQQARRILDRIVGYTISPLLSRRFKKALSAGRVQSVALRLICDREEEIRNFVPKEYWTVEEVFVKEGKDFPAKLFAVDGKKLDKFDIPDEKSAEELVKRAKEASFKVTRVERKERRRKPQPPFITSTLQQEASRRFGFPAKLTMQIAQQLYEGIDLGNERVGLITYMRTDSTRVSDEAVEEVRRFIKEELGEEFLPKTKRSYEGKTPKTAQDAHEAIRPTSVYRTPESVKKFLTPEQYKLYDLIWRRFVASQMKDAVFNTVSVDIEGGGLTFRATGSTLKEEGFLKVYPIEFEEKLLPDLEEGDKVVLKEVKGVQHFTEPPPRYTEGTLVKALEEEGVGRPSTYATIISNIIQRGYVKKEKQKLVPTELGEFINSLLKKLFPKIVDVKFTANIEEELDKIEEGKKDWKELLSEFYFGEFKGLLEKAEKELKKLKGEEIGRECPECGAPLLKIHGRFGTFIACSAYPECKYKESSAEEPEKTGEKCPECGADLVIKSGKYGRFIACSAYPNCKYTAPFTYGKCPKCGEGDIVERRSKKGKKFYGCSRYPDCDFTASQPPKGDGK
- a CDS encoding GGDEF domain-containing protein, encoding MIVTIIFSFTYYLLKGYLYVLFWYSLIPLIAGIFYDVRKTIYASLIPLVVNTLIFPLVEFNKFGFKGSEAEGILLISVESLLSYFAFTIAVVIYRSFLDNYQKVVESLVERDSLTGAFSRRKLFKILEERFRVSLEKAEPLSLLMLDIDRFKKVNDTYGHQVGDLVLKKLVEVVKKSVRSSDVVGRYGGEEFLIVLPNTQLGDALKVAEKIRKNVENTNFPVVGEVTISIGVTAGDRNTLRNKNLDSLIQEADDALYLAKKRGRNRVETVLELVRV
- a CDS encoding NifB/NifX family molybdenum-iron cluster-binding protein; amino-acid sequence: MRIAVPVLDTEVGGRRLVNAHFGKSNLFAIVDTASGSVEIVENPGLHVERGRGVFIAEMFKEKKVDVVLVKEMGPGAFDKVRNRLGIKVYLVPPEVKFLDDAVEKFKRGELPELLEPNEDEHRA
- the cooS gene encoding anaerobic carbon-monoxide dehydrogenase catalytic subunit, with translation MFGFFKKGNQKNQNQENFCTETDLATGVGVKVPSFHESVNYMYQKVKEAQLSNVADRFEAMEKVRCKFCKEGVSCQLCSMGPCRITPQTPRGVCGIDAHGIVMRNLLIKANMGLSAYTYHCREAALTLLETAKGNTIYEIKDPSKIDLLADILDVDKSLPLEEKAKKVAEGVLNSLSQNDTSIFVEKLAPESRKEVFRKLGIMPKGPMQELVDSVTRSMTNIDGDYVSLALAALRNGVASAFGSLVPLELIQDALFGTPSPHECQVDFGVLDPDYVNILPNGHEPFVGMALVKLAQDPEIQKMAKEAGAKGIRIVGSIETGQEMMARLECNDVFVGLTSNWISMEYFLSTGAVDAFVMDMNCSLANLKEYADKFKFKLIAVTNIMGIPGSIKLEYKPGKETEIAKEIIRLAIENFKERKNAPKTDVSKFKQKAIVGFSAEAIINALGGSLNPLLEVIKSGDIKGVVALVNCTSLGNGPQDSMTVQIAKELIKRDILVIGAGCGNAGLQKAGLETLEAVDKYAGPKLAGVCKALGIPPVLSFGTCTDTGRIIMTVIAIANALGVDPSQLPVAVTAPEYMEQKAVIDGFSAVAMGLYTHVSPVPPVTGSDKVVKLLTEEVESLTGGKIAVGDDPVQAANGIEEHIMKKREALGI
- a CDS encoding DUF1847 domain-containing protein, with product MKCHRCSSPGCYREGKKCKELQELKELCEFERRLLEVSSDIEREFYCKLTRLEELLEFANRMGFKKVGIAFCIGLFEEVKFVAEVFERRGFEVFSVACKVGAIDKSELNLKKMQPCKLEAACNPVGQAEVLNEVGTEMNVIVGLCVGHDMLFQMYSRAPVTTLIVKDRVLAHNPAGAIYSGYYRKKLLGR
- the groL gene encoding chaperonin GroEL (60 kDa chaperone family; promotes refolding of misfolded polypeptides especially under stressful conditions; forms two stacked rings of heptamers to form a barrel-shaped 14mer; ends can be capped by GroES; misfolded proteins enter the barrel where they are refolded when GroES binds): MAGKEIIFADEARQKIKAGVDKLANAVKATMGPGGRNVVLERKFGSPVVTKDGVTVAKEIELADPVENIGAQLVKEVAQKTADKAGDGTTTATVLAQAIFSEGLRYITAGDNAIEVKRGIDEAVKTIVDELKEISKPVETKEQIAQVATISANYDREIGELIAEAMDKVGKEGVITVEEAKGLETTLEVVEGMQFDRGYLSPYFVTDPDKMECVLENPYILIYGKKISNIRELLPVLEQVAREGRPLLVIAEDVEGEALATLVVNKLRGTLQVCAVKAPGFGERRKAMLQDIAILTGGTAILEDLGIKLENVTLDMLGQADKVVVDKEHTTIIGGKGKPEDIEGRIKQIKAELEKATSEYDKEKLQERLAKLAGGVAIIKVGAATEAELKEKKARVEDALHATRAAVEEGIVPGGGTALIAAARKLDELIKKLDEAGEVSKRHGVEIVKKAVEFPLRQIADNAGYAGQVVVEKVKELINEKGVNWGFNARTGEYEDLVAAGIIDPTKVERVALQNAASAAGLLLTTEATVTEIPEKEEKTGGGMPEF
- the groES gene encoding co-chaperone GroES; the protein is MKLKPLYDRVVVKKIEVEQKTAGGIILPDTAKEESQIGEVIAVGEGKLLENGEVRPLKVKVGDKVLFSKYAGNEVKVEGEELLILREEDILAIVEE